The genomic region GTCGAAAAATGTATCAAATAATTTCGAAACTTAATCCGACACTTTGTTCCAATGTGACTCGCCGGTTTATCCGGACATCGAAGAGTTGGTATCCCATTTGGCAAATGTCTTTCTGTGCGAAGattaactaaaaaaaaatatctcgaCCACCCACGCCCATGTGGATAGTACTGCACAGGATTAAAACgcatttttattgctattcCGACGGGGGACGTTAATGTATTCCAAGCGATGCTTCCCACGCATCAACCTCTTTCGATTTTCAAATCACATAAACGACGCGCATCAATCTCGGGAGTGTCCTAGGAttagcattttattttatttgttgtgaCACAACAGCAAAAGTGTTGATGCttttattaaaacataatGTATGAGTTGAAAAAATATGTGAGCTCACATTCGTTATTCGCAGACTGATATTTTAGACACTcattggtttaattttatgaCATTCAAAAAAGgctaaaaacaaattcaaatttatgtgTTTGCCATCTGATGCTAAGCTGTCTTAAATTCAACTTTTCCAAATCTGTTATTGTGAAAGATATTTGTCATCCAGATATTAATCACAAACCTTTCCGGTTCTTTCTTCCATTTGCTTTCGCAGACTGTTCCCACTTTCACGAGCATTGTGTGCGCTGCACCGACACCAGCTGCATCAAGTGCACGGAAGTACTACGAGTCGACACGGGCGAATGTCTTCTGGAGTGTCCAAATGGCTACGTGGCCCAGTGGTCGACCAACTCCGAACTGATGGGTCGCGTGTGTCATCCGGTCGGGTTGTCCGGGTCGCTGCTGGCCGCGGTCGTGGGCATCGTGGCGGGTGCGATCGTGTGCGTGGTGATAGTGGTGGCCGCAATGGCCGTGATACGGCGACGCCAGAAGCGCAAGAAGTACCGCGAGTCGTTCATCGACGAAAACATCGACCGGCTCGAGTTCGTACGCCAGCTGGACGAGCTACGACCGCAGGCCGAATATTTCCTGCAGATGCTGAACGACACTCGGCGGCAGATACGGAAGCTGCATCTGGCGGGCGACAGTGCCGGTGCGGCCACGTACCATCCGGTCGTTCGGGACCTGGCGAAGATTCTGATCCTGCTCAATAAGCCGGTCGAGTTGATAAACGCACCACCGCACGACTGGCAACGGTTGCACGTGTGGGCCGAACGCGTTCTCGACCGCTACAAGCCAGAGCTGGCGCAACTGATCGAGTTCCTGCAGCAACCGTCGGCCCCGCTGTCCCCGTCGGCGTCCGATCCTCGGCTCGGCTCGTCCGACCATTCCACCTTCAAGTCCGCGTACCATCCGAACGCTGCGGGCCATCACGAGACCAACGAGAGCGACCTCTCGCCCAGCCTGAGCCAGAAGAACGAGCGAAACCTGTTACGGCCGGAACTGATTCAGCTGCAGAAGCACCGCACGTTGCCAACAATGCAGACCACGCACCACTTCCTCGGTTCGCTGATCAGCCTGCACGAGTTCGACGAGCGGTCATCACACACGACCGACACAAGCCACCACTCAATGGCCGGCGGCAACAACCCGTTCGACGACACGTTCGATCACGTGCGCACGTACCTGTCAACTTCCGGCATGAACGACAGCTCGCTCTGGCTGCAGGACGAATTCTTCAAGCTTGGCTTTCGGCCGCAGGACGAAATTACGACCGAGCTATGATCGCCGTACAAACGCCCTATCGCCACCATTCCAGTGCAATCGAAATAAAGTAGAAGTAACGAAAATTCGTGGTGGAATTGAATCATTCCCCGCAAAGCTTGGACGTCTCAGAATCACGGTTGTTGTAAGGATGCCTTGGAGGACACTCgctcaaacacaaacacaagcacacacatacaccgcaCACCAGTGCACCTAGTCAGTTTCGAGCGGTgcgtgcaaaatggtgctggATCACTAGGCGCATCGATTGTTACGCGGTTAATAGGGAGAACAACGTAACAACAGGCAGCGGAGAGTGTATAGTTTGTAAACAGAGTATCTTGTAAACGACGAGCTAGGGAACCATCATCAGGTCTATCTCCAAACGGTGAAAAAGCGACATATTTTTGCCAAATGCAAATTTTCACTCCAATACGCGCGGTCCTCGATTCGTCAGTTTCTATGTACATTAGTTTGAAGTAATTACTTTATTTATGGACTCCCCTTTTTCCGTCAAGAAAATGTCCGGGTAGCACACTGTTTGAGTGAAAGAAGTTTATACATGGAGGAGAAAATTATGTACGTTGTTTTCCtctaactttttttatgtgagCACTACAACGCGGTTAGTGTGAAGTAATTTATATTAGCCAGCCATCAGACGGTCTAAAGAGAAATAGTACAATATTGTAAACACGCAATGGCCACTCGTGGACCGGAAGGAATGGATTGTATTGAGAAGTTATTGGTTAcgaatttattaaataaaatttaactaaAAGCGAAACCTGTAAATAAATctgaaaaatattcataaacgTGTTTTTACTACATCGCATCTTCTATATAAAATGATTTCAAGATTTAAAATATGTGAAAAAGAAATTGACTTTTATTAAACTCAATTACGGCGTCGAATTACTTgtaaagatgtttttttttaaattatattattGGTTTACTGTTTGCACTCTTCATGGAACGGCTCGAGGGTTCGCAAGTCTCTCCAGGTCGGGGGAAGCGTATTGTGCAGATGTTTCCCACATTTCTTACAAGGATCAGCAAACAGCGTTACATAGCTTCTGAACCAAGTCTGAAAACAATAAATCCAAAAgcgattaaatttttatattcTTCATCCCACCTTGCGTTAATGGACATGTCGTACTTACAATAAAACTTCTGATAGCCAATTCCGGAAGCGTGGGCGAGAAAAAGTGCAGCATTGCGGAATGGGCGTGATCTTGAACCTTGCGAAAAACGTGATGCCTTGACTCAGTCCAATGCTCATCGACACCATCTAGCAGTGATTCTTCGTATCCTTTCACCGTTACCCATTCAATCAGCAACCCTTTAAGAATAACCGCAGCTCGCAAAACACGGGCGATAGTAATCTGAAACGAGCATTAAAATGTTTGCCATGCGATACGATATTTCCAGACCGTTGGCCAGAGTTTCGTCTACCATATGTTATCACTTACGTGCAATATTGCGTTCGTCATAAACGGACGTACGATCTTCAGGTTCATGTTGTTGTAATGAATACTTCCGATCAGATTGTCCACCATTTGCGGCGTGGCCAGATGGCTGGATGGAAGCGAACGACGCCGTTTGGTGTTTGTGTAGTAGGACCGTTTCAGTGAATTCTGCTGCAGCAAGGTCGATGCAAATGTGCTGTATTCGTGCAGCTTGTCGTGCCATTTGTAGCTCTGCACCAGATGCGGATACAAGGCTTGGCGTTCGAGGTTCGTTTCCAACGACAGGTACGCCGAGTTGGCCAGGTTGAGTGGAGCTTGTGGCGGAGTTAGATCACTAACACATGATTCAAATTCTCTAGAGAAAGATATGAGACACTTTAGTAGCTAAGCTTGAACGTGCACATACTTTCGTGCAGATTTTATTCCTTACTTCAAGTTGGCATTAACTGAGTTAAGCAGCTCCTGCAGCTCCTGAAGAAACTTCTGTTCCTTGCCTTCTTCACCATGATCAGCGCGTACGCCATTGCCTAACGATTCGAAAACCTGTCCAACACTTGATCGCAACACGCGCAACTGGGAGAGAGCATTATTTATCGGTTCCAAATTCATTTTTCTGGCTACAAAACGATAAAGCGGCCGGAATAACGAAGTCCTGTTTATGCTGTCAACTGAGGTATGcaaaaaaacgtaaacaagTACTAGCCGATTGGTTTATACATTCGCGTTCAATGGTACAAtgtatatttattgatttactCAGGATCTGGAGAGAATAAATTGATAAGATTTATTACAAGAAGCTAGTGGATGCAaatcatattttcttttcaaaatattttaaaatgttatttcaaTGTTCTGAGCGAaccaaataaaacacattcgaAAATGATCAGTTCGATATTTTCGATTTCGAAAACTCACTGTCATTGTGACATTTCAATTCAATGCCCCTTCTCGTTTggtgatttatatttaatattgtaagagccccgctacacgacccgaaaactcaaaaacttctcggcgagaagaggggaacaaccgagaagtttacgtcaaaaacttttcagctccgtgagctgaaaactgcacccgagaagtttttggcagctaaccgaaaactcaaatgcgtcagaagaagaagacgaaaaagaaataaatgtaaacataacaaatctcaaaaacaaaataaacgaacatatggtgataaatttacgtgtttcttttgtagttacggttagttaatattttgttattttatagctagaatatcaattataaattcactatagatcaggggttcgcaaagtccggcccaccaactgattccaaaatctaaaagtttcaaaaagtttaatgataaagattaaaatattttattctaccactttttatgtaacttgagaacatcaaaatcttccttcttcatgcgaagaaagttaattatagtttcatttgcttgctctgctacagtattgtccagcaaacggttgccatcttcttgcctccgcacaatacgcctgttgcgttgttgcaagttttgggtactcaactcgatgacccgcgatagggtagttagccacacttcaacagattatccatcttttactttttgtgtgaattgaaataagatcttgttttctttgaaggaagatttttgagttaactgaaaaatcaaaaacaaaaacctcgttgcgccgcaaagttttgagtttgcggctcgtgtagcgtggctcacagaattggtaccacaaaacgcggctacacgaaccgagaagattttgacgtaaacttatacggtttttgagttctcggttggagttttcggttcgtgtagcggcccggtaagatactttcgtccctctcaaacctatgtaggggtaagcggtgggacatatcatcatcatcatcattatcatcattagcatcatcatcatgtaaacaaatccatgtcggtctggaaattgtGTATCCTAATCTAAATCCCCAGAATCCGATTCAAAATCcggtaaaaatggtctggtcctgatgaaatgggtttggttgggtagaacaactcgaataatggacattctactgtatttgtttgtaaaaaataggttccaggAATTTTTCTAGAGCCAAACTTGCAAATTgcgcaaaaaactcaatccattgagtgatggatccattgatgtccattggacattctacccagcgttcgatttgagtaaacttaaatcaattacattgtctctagatcgactagttatgtgactaattcgactcaaatcattgtgagtcgattcaaacagtttaggatcaagtcagaatcgagtcaaatcgagtcccaaaccaatcaaatctgattcgaatcctaatcgaatcaaatctttagaatctgtcaaatgggatttgaatctttagaatccgtccagggatcgaatcttcgaatcttccgaatcccgattctgccaacactactaCAAAAGACGAGAAAATTTGTCATCAAAACAATTATCGTCGATCCCGGAGGAACATCTTCGTGTTCCGTGAATACGCCCTCAATTATAGGTTTAAAATAGTGCATATCCAACGTTTCCGGATGGCTATATTCGAGGTAGATACTAATGGGGCAGAATCTTTTACGGTGCAGTGGTACTAACGtctttactttatttccaGTGGCGCAAGTTTAACTTTTTCGACCTCCGCAAGGGTGTCGATAAGGATAAGGTGTCCGAGGCCTTGCAAGGGGCCAAGATTACAGCCACGGCAAACGGCAACAGTTTGATAGTGATCTGTGATTCCAGCGGCTTCATCCACACGTTCACCCGTACGTGGGTTGCGGTTAGTTTCAAAGGCCACGAAGGTTCGATACTGTTGTGTgatatttccaagcaaaacaaTCTGCTCGTGACGGTGGGCGAAGATATCAACGGACCGTCGTTTAAGGTGTGGAATTTATCGAAGATTTCCACCGTCAATGGAGCGCAATGTTTGCGTACGGTACGCACGATGGTTTCCGTGCCGACGGCACTGGCCGTCTCCGAAGGTGGTCAGTTCATGGCGATTGGGTTTGCGCAGGGCAACATATCGCTGTACCGTGGTGACATCAGCCGAGATCGATCGAAAACGCTAAAACAGCTGACGGCAGGTACTAGTGACATCGTGGGCATTGCGTTCAAGCACTGCCACAAGCACACGCAAATGTTTGTCTGCTCCAACTCCGGTGTGTACCTGTACAATCTGCACAGTCGCGACAAGGAAATTCGCGTCATTCTGTCCAGCATGAAGAAGGAGGTCGGTTGCTGTGCCCTACAAACCGGTCACAACGAGGGCCATTTTATGGTTGGGCTTGACGATGCCGTCTACTGCTACACGTCCGACGGGCGGGGACCATGTTACGCGTTGGAGGGAAGCAAAACACTGCTGCACTGGTATCGGTCCCATCTGCTGGTCGTGATGCGTAGCCCACGGTCTCCCGGTGGTTACAATCTCACCGTGATCGATATACAGAACAAATTCATCGTCTTTACCTCTCCCATAGAGGAGGTCGTGGCAATCCTAACCGAGTTTGGTACGTGCTACATTCTAACGGAAGGCAAACAGATTTTGCATCTCGACGAAAAGGACCTCCAGAGCAAGTTGAATGTGCTGTTTAAGAAAAATCTGTACGACATTGCTGTGCGCATCGCCAAGTGCAACCAGTACGATGCCGAAGGGCTGGCGGGAATCTTCAAGCAGTACGGTGACCACCTGTACAGCAAGGGTGACTTTGGCGGGGCAGTAGAACAGTACTCCAAAACGATTGACTATCTGGAACCGTCGTATGTAATACAGCGCTTTTTGGATGCAAGGCACATTCACTTTCTGACGGACTATCTGCAAACGATTCATGCGAAAGGACGGGCAACGGCCGACCATACCACGCTCCTGTTGAACTGTTTCACCCGGCTCGACCGCACGACACAGCTAAAGGAATTCTTGAAGAACGACCAGAAATCGAACCTGTTCGATATCGACGTCGCAATCAAGGTGTGCCGCGATGCGTCCTACGTTGAAGAAGCGTTCCAGTTGGCAAAGGCTCACCAAAAGCACGACGCTTGTCTCAGCATCCTGACCGAGGACATGGGccagcacgaggaagcacTCAGCTACATCGAGATGCTACCTCTGGCGGACGCGGAAGGAATCTTGAAAAAGTACGGTTCCGCGCTGATGACCAACTGTCCGGATAGAACGATCACTCTGCTGAAGAAGCTTTGCACCGACCTGGCCACCTACCGGAACTCTACGCCCGGCAGGGATGCTTTGATGGTGGACGATTTGCTGGCAGACTTGCACATCAACGAAGAACGCCCACCGCCGCGTGGCACCGCGGAGGATTTTATACACCTGTTTTCCGATACGGACCAGTTGATCGATTTTCTCGAGCATCTTGTGCGATTCGTGCCATCCAGCAGTCAGTGCGTTTATAGCACACTGATCGAACATTACCTTTACAAGTGGCAGGAATCGCCGGCAATGGAGGCAAAGTTGCTCGAGCTGTTGCGATACAATGGCGAGCGGTACGACAAAAACCATGCGCTCGCCCAGTGCCGGATGTACGAGTTTTGGCCCGGCGTGATGTATCTGTACGAGGAGGATAAACTGTATCATCTGATCATACGGCACTACCTCAAGCACCGGGAGTACGACAATTTGCTAGCGTGCTGTCGGAAGTTGGCACACAACAATGCATCACTTTGGTTGCTCACGCTGAACGGGCTCAAGAGTGACAGCCGAGCTCCGCCACATCTTTTCAACCAAATTCTGCAAGTTATCTGTAAGCAACCCGTACACCACACCAGTTTTGTAGTGCTCTTTTAGTTAATCTCTTTGGATTTATTTGTGACAGCCCAGAAAAAACTGCAAGCGCCACTGCAAGTGCTCGACTGTTTGGCGGTCGAGGACGGACCGACGTTTCTCTCGGTAAAGGATTACTTTATGCAGGTATTCCAAAAAGAGCAAGATACCATCCGTCAGGAGGAGGAGCTTGCGCGAACCTACAGTGAAGAGTCTGCCGTCATCAAGAGGCACATAAAACATCTGCAGGAGGGCAACGTTGAGTTTCAGAATACGACCTGCGACGCATGCAAGCAACCACTGTCGATGCCGGCACTGTTTTTCCTCTGCAAACATTCCTACCATCAAGAGTAGGTGGATGATGTTCGCTAAAACTGCTGCTTCTTATGGTTGATGGTTGCGGTTATTATTTCTTTGCTTCTTTGTTTCTTC from Anopheles coustani chromosome 3, idAnoCousDA_361_x.2, whole genome shotgun sequence harbors:
- the LOC131258445 gene encoding uncharacterized protein LOC131258445, producing the protein MTASLVLLFALIGSICPSMLSGAAAEHHNMSHTKDCSHFHEHCVRCTDTSCIKCTEVLRVDTGECLLECPNGYVAQWSTNSELMGRVCHPVGLSGSLLAAVVGIVAGAIVCVVIVVAAMAVIRRRQKRKKYRESFIDENIDRLEFVRQLDELRPQAEYFLQMLNDTRRQIRKLHLAGDSAGAATYHPVVRDLAKILILLNKPVELINAPPHDWQRLHVWAERVLDRYKPELAQLIEFLQQPSAPLSPSASDPRLGSSDHSTFKSAYHPNAAGHHETNESDLSPSLSQKNERNLLRPELIQLQKHRTLPTMQTTHHFLGSLISLHEFDERSSHTTDTSHHSMAGGNNPFDDTFDHVRTYLSTSGMNDSSLWLQDEFFKLGFRPQDEITTEL
- the LOC131258777 gene encoding mediator of RNA polymerase II transcription subunit 27, with product MNLEPINNALSQLRVLRSSVGQVFESLGNGVRADHGEEGKEQKFLQELQELLNSVNANLKEFESCVSDLTPPQAPLNLANSAYLSLETNLERQALYPHLVQSYKWHDKLHEYSTFASTLLQQNSLKRSYYTNTKRRRSLPSSHLATPQMVDNLIGSIHYNNMNLKIVRPFMTNAILHITIARVLRAAVILKGLLIEWVTVKGYEESLLDGVDEHWTESRHHVFRKVQDHAHSAMLHFFSPTLPELAIRSFITWFRSYVTLFADPCKKCGKHLHNTLPPTWRDLRTLEPFHEECKQ
- the LOC131272294 gene encoding vacuolar protein sorting-associated protein 11 homolog isoform X2, translated to MAIFEWRKFNFFDLRKGVDKDKVSEALQGAKITATANGNSLIVICDSSGFIHTFTRTWVAVSFKGHEGSILLCDISKQNNLLVTVGEDINGPSFKVWNLSKISTVNGAQCLRTVRTMVSVPTALAVSEGGQFMAIGFAQGNISLYRGDISRDRSKTLKQLTAGTSDIVGIAFKHCHKHTQMFVCSNSGVYLYNLHSRDKEIRVILSSMKKEVGCCALQTGHNEGHFMVGLDDAVYCYTSDGRGPCYALEGSKTLLHWYRSHLLVVMRSPRSPGGYNLTVIDIQNKFIVFTSPIEEVVAILTEFGTCYILTEGKQILHLDEKDLQSKLNVLFKKNLYDIAVRIAKCNQYDAEGLAGIFKQYGDHLYSKGDFGGAVEQYSKTIDYLEPSYVIQRFLDARHIHFLTDYLQTIHAKGRATADHTTLLLNCFTRLDRTTQLKEFLKNDQKSNLFDIDVAIKVCRDASYVEEAFQLAKAHQKHDACLSILTEDMGQHEEALSYIEMLPLADAEGILKKYGSALMTNCPDRTITLLKKLCTDLATYRNSTPGRDALMVDDLLADLHINEERPPPRGTAEDFIHLFSDTDQLIDFLEHLVRFVPSSSQCVYSTLIEHYLYKWQESPAMEAKLLELLRYNGERYDKNHALAQCRMYEFWPGVMYLYEEDKLYHLIIRHYLKHREYDNLLACCRKLAHNNASLWLLTLNGLKSDSRAPPHLFNQILQVISQKKLQAPLQVLDCLAVEDGPTFLSVKDYFMQVFQKEQDTIRQEEELARTYSEESAVIKRHIKHLQEGNVEFQNTTCDACKQPLSMPALFFLCKHSYHQDCIRSYTDTERDCPVCNKNNMQLIEALRAQSEARDQHEMFHDILERSPEPFSVVADYFGRGLFNKLLIVEELDQSTEQPERTKPPQVGIEPKGGSKQTSSYSINTPSPSNYGAGAEARLRQEEGRTAGQVRLEPQESEMRLRLMEQERIRQRQQAANIVQQQMKIRDDRGPKTQSPYGSPKPSAAGFANANPFEKKISVPPSKPFVPVAKPAASSKNPFDDGESMAGEAGEYDNTKNPFGEETTGGGRNNASNPFEEEYDSKLDPFAE
- the LOC131272294 gene encoding vacuolar protein sorting-associated protein 11 homolog isoform X1; this encodes MAIFEWRKFNFFDLRKGVDKDKVSEALQGAKITATANGNSLIVICDSSGFIHTFTRTWVAVSFKGHEGSILLCDISKQNNLLVTVGEDINGPSFKVWNLSKISTVNGAQCLRTVRTMVSVPTALAVSEGGQFMAIGFAQGNISLYRGDISRDRSKTLKQLTAGTSDIVGIAFKHCHKHTQMFVCSNSGVYLYNLHSRDKEIRVILSSMKKEVGCCALQTGHNEGHFMVGLDDAVYCYTSDGRGPCYALEGSKTLLHWYRSHLLVVMRSPRSPGGYNLTVIDIQNKFIVFTSPIEEVVAILTEFGTCYILTEGKQILHLDEKDLQSKLNVLFKKNLYDIAVRIAKCNQYDAEGLAGIFKQYGDHLYSKGDFGGAVEQYSKTIDYLEPSYVIQRFLDARHIHFLTDYLQTIHAKGRATADHTTLLLNCFTRLDRTTQLKEFLKNDQKSNLFDIDVAIKVCRDASYVEEAFQLAKAHQKHDACLSILTEDMGQHEEALSYIEMLPLADAEGILKKYGSALMTNCPDRTITLLKKLCTDLATYRNSTPGRDALMVDDLLADLHINEERPPPRGTAEDFIHLFSDTDQLIDFLEHLVRFVPSSSQCVYSTLIEHYLYKWQESPAMEAKLLELLRYNGERYDKNHALAQCRMYEFWPGVMYLYEEDKLYHLIIRHYLKHREYDNLLACCRKLAHNNASLWLLTLNGLKSDSRAPPHLFNQILQVISQKKLQAPLQVLDCLAVEDGPTFLSVKDYFMQVFQKEQDTIRQEEELARTYSEESAVIKRHIKHLQEGNVEFQNTTCDACKQPLSMPALFFLCKHSYHQDCIRSYTDTERDCPVCNKNNMQLIEALRAQSEARDQHEMFHDILERSPEPFSVVADYFGRGLFNKLLIVEELDQSTEHTETTKQPERTKPPQVGIEPKGGSKQTSSYSINTPSPSNYGAGAEARLRQEEGRTAGQVRLEPQESEMRLRLMEQERIRQRQQAANIVQQQMKIRDDRGPKTQSPYGSPKPSAAGFANANPFEKKISVPPSKPFVPVAKPAASSKNPFDDGESMAGEAGEYDNTKNPFGEETTGGGRNNASNPFEEEYDSKLDPFAE